One region of Bdellovibrio bacteriovorus genomic DNA includes:
- a CDS encoding KH domain-containing protein, with the protein MSSLRKQVAVIKVRKMEDGSSERFNIARENIQRIVELALKEIASDPNSVGLRYSVGEQTTVYYIKTDQDNFGRVLGSGGRTINCLRHLVTAIAGRHGFRAILQVENEDQFY; encoded by the coding sequence ATGAGTTCGCTAAGAAAGCAAGTGGCGGTGATTAAAGTGCGGAAGATGGAAGACGGATCTTCAGAAAGGTTCAATATCGCGCGAGAAAACATTCAGCGCATTGTCGAATTGGCACTTAAAGAAATTGCCAGCGATCCGAATAGTGTAGGTCTTAGATACTCCGTGGGGGAACAGACCACCGTCTATTACATAAAAACAGATCAAGATAACTTCGGCCGGGTTTTGGGAAGTGGAGGTAGAACTATCAACTGCCTTCGCCATCTAGTGACGGCGATAGCGGGCCGCCACGGTTTTCGCGCCATCTTGCAAGTCGAGAACGAAGATCAGTTCTACTGA
- a CDS encoding PulJ/GspJ family protein: MILDKKGFTLVEVMVVSAIMAILLLASSQATIVFVKEMQRIEKKQEVVSEIQEMDMFIRRSARNLNMSRLNMPTTFYQTLNTGAASLGSNAVSPAPSMIINPQEWAKNAQGSHLYEKATEAISGTAYDIILDSFLLEEHRLTGSQGGMQKRTKRLMVARCDEADNAFEIDNKFPGITALYVLGAMKRRPFITHRSDGTMSVTCCLPNSPNCTEGSVSKFFFKAYSIDLDNNERVISVQEFPKSNAGNPVVGAGFGMFFKNVEGTNVAIETFTVQNNCYLRKNAFPGACENQIELKQFLKMIDTYTDLVRVTSKSISTTISNDILRTGVISL; encoded by the coding sequence ATGATTTTGGATAAGAAGGGATTCACATTGGTTGAGGTCATGGTGGTCAGTGCCATCATGGCCATTCTGCTTTTAGCATCAAGCCAAGCAACGATTGTCTTCGTAAAAGAGATGCAGCGTATTGAAAAGAAGCAAGAAGTGGTCAGTGAAATTCAAGAAATGGATATGTTTATTCGTCGTTCGGCAAGAAACTTAAACATGAGCCGTCTGAATATGCCGACAACTTTCTATCAAACCCTCAATACGGGAGCAGCGAGTCTAGGTAGCAATGCAGTTTCACCTGCGCCTTCAATGATTATAAATCCTCAAGAATGGGCTAAGAATGCTCAGGGAAGTCACCTGTATGAAAAAGCCACGGAAGCCATATCAGGAACGGCTTACGATATTATTCTTGATTCTTTTTTGTTGGAAGAACATCGTCTGACCGGAAGCCAAGGTGGAATGCAAAAAAGAACCAAACGCCTTATGGTCGCACGATGTGATGAGGCGGATAACGCTTTTGAGATAGATAATAAGTTTCCGGGTATCACCGCACTGTACGTATTAGGCGCCATGAAACGTCGTCCCTTCATCACTCATCGCAGTGATGGCACGATGAGTGTTACCTGCTGTCTTCCGAACTCGCCCAATTGTACAGAAGGATCAGTTTCTAAATTTTTCTTTAAGGCTTACTCCATTGATCTCGATAACAATGAAAGAGTGATCTCCGTTCAAGAGTTCCCTAAATCTAATGCCGGAAACCCTGTTGTAGGCGCGGGATTTGGAATGTTCTTTAAGAATGTCGAGGGAACGAACGTTGCCATTGAAACTTTCACTGTGCAAAACAACTGTTACTTAAGGAAGAACGCCTTCCCTGGTGCCTGTGAAAATCAGATTGAGTTAAAACAATTTCTGAAAATGATTGATACCTACACAGATCTGGTTCGTGTTACTTCGAAAAGTATTTCCACGACGATCAGTAACGACATTCTTAGGACGGGTGTGATATCTCTTTAA
- a CDS encoding TIGR02147 family protein, producing the protein MNELSKILIREFEMKRQRNLKFSLRAFAKFLKTDASNLSKILRGERIPSASFALELLQRLNINTDERNIVLKSLVETKSHLKEEKKERSKNLEHKIVASCHWLHLILLELSQIMILTPNQLEKISRILNVSLYEVKVAYEELARWDLLNEDGIDNYSTMCGPITAENLRAIQRQFLKMAVDAMEIYDLTERENTTLTFSIPKAHIPEVKEILKKTRDRINRLSNMKKNQKSCIYNISMALYPVCDSADLS; encoded by the coding sequence ATGAACGAACTTTCAAAAATCCTGATTCGCGAGTTTGAAATGAAGCGCCAGCGAAATCTCAAATTTTCACTAAGGGCTTTTGCTAAGTTTTTGAAAACAGATGCCAGCAATCTTTCAAAGATCCTTCGTGGTGAGAGAATTCCTTCTGCTAGCTTTGCTTTGGAGCTTCTTCAACGACTGAACATCAATACGGATGAAAGAAACATAGTCTTGAAATCACTTGTCGAAACTAAAAGTCATCTTAAAGAAGAAAAGAAAGAAAGGTCGAAAAATCTAGAACACAAAATCGTGGCGTCTTGTCATTGGCTTCACCTTATTTTACTGGAGCTCTCGCAAATAATGATTTTAACGCCAAATCAGCTTGAAAAGATCAGCCGAATTTTGAATGTCTCTTTGTATGAAGTTAAGGTGGCCTACGAGGAATTGGCAAGATGGGACTTATTAAATGAAGATGGTATCGATAATTATAGTACGATGTGTGGGCCCATAACTGCGGAAAATCTTCGCGCGATTCAAAGACAATTTTTAAAGATGGCTGTGGATGCCATGGAAATCTACGACCTGACAGAACGGGAAAACACGACACTGACTTTCTCGATTCCCAAGGCGCACATTCCCGAAGTAAAAGAGATCTTAAAAAAGACTCGCGATCGGATCAATCGTTTATCCAACATGAAGAAAAATCAGAAAAGCTGCATCTACAATATTTCTATGGCCCTTTATCCCGTCTGTGATAGCGCTGATCTATCCTAA
- a CDS encoding tail fiber domain-containing protein encodes MKHGTYLVLIHVFLASLGSFAAPNLLTYQGRIVKADGSALEYNNVSFLFEITNNTGACVIYREQKNGINMTNSHGVFDVPIGAGTKLFPSSPTKTLLNAFNNSTTHDCADADNNVAGSYTPAVGHTRLLRVQFHDGTGWKVISPDNEIRSVPFAAYSQSAEKLGDLGANDFIVKTGIPSCNTGEFLTWNGTALTCGAVSGASGGTVTNVTSANSYLTVTNNTSTPLLTLNVGTTANTVAAGNDPRLSDSRPPNGAATGDLSGNYPNPTVAKIQNVAVATAAPTTGQFFKFDGAQWAASAIAISDVTNLNSTFSNYHTTAAFNAAVGSANCAAYQTPYWNSVSGSFQCQAINVSVAGDVSGSIGAVSVNKIKGVDVDTTGLSSGQVLKYDGTKWAPGNDSNAGGTVTNITTGTGLSGGPITSTGTISLANTTVTAGSYTRANITVDAQGRLTAASNGSAVNLATDITGTLPIANGGTGQTNATEAFNALSPLTTKGDIVVNDGTNDIRLPVGTNGQVLSANSAQASGLQWVTPTNGTVTNVSGTAPISVSSGSTTPSISIADATTSAKGAVQVGAGIAVTSGTISADPANFPSAVPVAKGGTGATSLTANRLLASNGSGSAITAFNCATGQLLTFDATGMMTCTSFANASVFVNGGNSFAAAGTLGTNDSNALNLETNNAVRLTISAAGDLAVNTTVDTNAKLKIRSGSATQAPLSLDSPASGIPSIDFLRNGTWKGTFGFTNGAGDELYVSNGVNGPVIFDTNNDEKMRIQADGKVGIGSSGPGALLQVGAWDAQATYNSIFVGSYHNTLGQAQFVGNWNSTGYWGIGPATNPANGVVRIGNANTAGDWRATQDLALQVPGRIGLGPTVTAPERVLHIKGTGGLDDDLYIQSQHSASGEGSVIITRARDSAGAPAAVLANDSLGFLAIRGYDGSAYVQAASINAYAASDFATSKSSTMIFSTIASGTSAERMRIHSDGNVGIGTTAPTGHLTVSSAAAYTMIYNTNTSAGGQAWRWLSSSTAAPLGANAMCFALGACYFSLYASGNATLSGTLTQASDVRLKNDIQPILNALDRITNIHGVTYQWIDKNKDQTKQMGLIAQEVEAVFPEVVKTDSKGFKSVAYQNLVAPIIEAIKELNHRWSSDSEVIHKELVAQKREIASLKEENEKLKTQVEEISSIKKALCKQDKSLDFCKK; translated from the coding sequence ATGAAACACGGAACGTATCTTGTCTTGATTCATGTTTTTCTAGCATCCCTAGGAAGCTTCGCCGCTCCTAATCTTCTGACATATCAAGGCCGCATCGTGAAAGCGGACGGTTCCGCCCTTGAGTACAATAACGTCAGCTTTTTATTTGAAATCACTAACAACACCGGCGCCTGCGTGATCTATCGAGAGCAGAAAAACGGAATCAACATGACGAACAGTCATGGTGTTTTCGATGTTCCAATTGGTGCCGGTACAAAACTTTTCCCTTCTTCACCGACGAAAACTCTTTTGAATGCGTTTAATAACAGTACGACTCACGATTGTGCAGATGCTGATAACAATGTTGCGGGCTCTTATACACCCGCTGTCGGACACACGCGTCTTTTGCGCGTTCAGTTTCACGACGGAACAGGTTGGAAGGTCATCAGCCCGGATAATGAGATTCGCTCTGTTCCCTTTGCGGCCTACTCTCAATCCGCTGAAAAGCTTGGCGACTTAGGCGCCAATGACTTCATCGTAAAAACAGGCATTCCTTCTTGTAATACGGGTGAATTTTTAACTTGGAATGGAACCGCTTTAACTTGTGGCGCGGTTTCTGGAGCCAGTGGTGGAACGGTCACCAATGTCACATCGGCCAACTCTTATCTCACAGTGACTAACAACACATCCACGCCCCTTCTTACACTGAACGTGGGTACCACTGCTAACACCGTCGCTGCCGGAAATGATCCGCGTTTGTCAGACTCTCGTCCCCCGAATGGCGCCGCAACCGGTGATTTAAGTGGAAACTATCCAAATCCTACAGTGGCAAAAATTCAAAATGTGGCAGTCGCGACGGCGGCGCCGACAACGGGGCAGTTTTTTAAGTTCGATGGTGCCCAATGGGCGGCTTCAGCCATTGCGATTTCTGATGTTACAAACTTGAATTCCACATTCTCTAATTATCACACCACCGCGGCCTTCAATGCCGCTGTCGGAAGTGCGAACTGCGCCGCTTACCAAACTCCTTACTGGAATTCGGTTTCGGGCTCTTTTCAGTGCCAAGCGATCAACGTATCCGTCGCTGGCGATGTCAGTGGAAGTATTGGTGCCGTATCGGTTAATAAAATTAAAGGTGTCGATGTTGATACGACCGGATTGTCTTCAGGACAAGTTTTAAAATACGACGGAACGAAGTGGGCGCCTGGAAATGACAGTAACGCCGGTGGTACAGTTACAAATATCACAACCGGCACGGGTCTTAGCGGTGGTCCGATCACTTCGACGGGAACTATTTCTTTGGCAAATACGACGGTGACAGCAGGTTCTTATACGCGCGCCAATATTACGGTGGACGCTCAAGGTCGTTTGACTGCCGCAAGCAATGGCTCGGCCGTGAATCTTGCCACGGATATCACTGGAACTCTTCCAATTGCAAACGGCGGTACTGGCCAAACAAATGCGACAGAGGCCTTCAACGCGCTTTCTCCCCTGACAACAAAGGGCGATATTGTCGTGAACGACGGAACCAATGACATTCGTCTTCCAGTAGGTACGAATGGACAAGTTCTTTCCGCAAACTCGGCCCAGGCCTCGGGCTTACAATGGGTGACTCCCACGAATGGAACTGTCACCAATGTTTCAGGTACAGCACCTATTTCGGTTTCATCCGGCTCAACAACTCCTTCAATTTCAATCGCGGATGCGACGACCTCAGCAAAAGGGGCTGTTCAAGTAGGAGCTGGTATCGCAGTCACCTCAGGGACTATCAGTGCTGATCCCGCAAACTTTCCTTCAGCGGTGCCCGTTGCTAAAGGCGGTACGGGTGCCACTTCGTTAACGGCAAATAGACTTCTTGCTTCCAATGGAAGCGGCAGCGCGATCACCGCATTTAACTGCGCGACGGGACAGCTTCTTACTTTTGATGCGACAGGTATGATGACTTGTACATCTTTTGCAAATGCATCGGTGTTTGTGAATGGCGGAAACTCTTTCGCAGCGGCAGGAACTTTGGGAACGAATGACTCCAATGCATTGAATTTAGAAACGAACAATGCGGTTCGACTTACAATCAGTGCTGCGGGTGACCTCGCCGTCAATACGACGGTCGACACAAATGCAAAACTCAAGATCCGTTCTGGATCGGCGACTCAAGCCCCTCTGAGTTTAGACAGTCCGGCCTCAGGTATTCCTAGCATTGATTTTCTTCGCAATGGAACTTGGAAGGGAACTTTCGGGTTTACAAATGGTGCGGGCGACGAACTTTATGTCTCTAACGGTGTTAACGGGCCGGTGATCTTTGATACGAATAACGACGAAAAAATGCGCATTCAAGCTGATGGTAAAGTTGGCATCGGTTCTAGTGGCCCAGGGGCTCTCTTGCAAGTCGGAGCTTGGGATGCGCAGGCGACTTACAACAGTATATTCGTTGGAAGTTATCACAATACTTTGGGGCAAGCTCAGTTCGTTGGTAACTGGAACAGCACGGGATATTGGGGTATTGGTCCTGCGACAAATCCGGCTAACGGTGTTGTGCGTATCGGTAATGCGAATACAGCCGGCGACTGGAGAGCCACTCAAGATTTGGCGCTTCAAGTGCCCGGAAGAATTGGTCTTGGTCCTACGGTCACAGCTCCTGAAAGGGTGTTGCATATCAAAGGAACTGGCGGGCTTGACGATGATCTTTATATTCAATCGCAGCACAGTGCGAGTGGCGAAGGTTCTGTGATTATCACGCGCGCGCGCGATTCTGCGGGAGCTCCTGCCGCCGTTCTTGCTAATGACAGTTTGGGATTTCTGGCGATCCGTGGTTACGATGGATCTGCCTATGTACAAGCAGCAAGCATTAACGCCTACGCGGCATCTGACTTTGCGACTTCAAAATCATCAACGATGATTTTCAGTACAATAGCTTCGGGAACGTCTGCTGAAAGAATGAGAATTCATTCTGACGGAAATGTTGGGATTGGAACCACGGCACCTACAGGACACCTTACAGTCTCCTCTGCGGCGGCCTATACGATGATCTATAATACCAACACCTCCGCCGGCGGCCAGGCGTGGCGATGGCTTTCCTCTTCTACCGCCGCTCCTCTTGGCGCCAATGCTATGTGCTTCGCACTCGGCGCCTGTTATTTTAGTTTATATGCTTCAGGTAACGCCACCCTCTCTGGCACCCTCACTCAAGCTTCAGATGTTCGTCTTAAAAACGATATCCAACCAATCCTTAATGCCTTGGATCGAATCACAAATATTCACGGCGTGACTTATCAATGGATCGACAAAAATAAAGACCAGACAAAACAAATGGGTCTTATCGCGCAAGAAGTGGAAGCTGTTTTCCCTGAGGTCGTGAAAACGGACAGCAAGGGATTTAAATCGGTCGCTTATCAAAATCTTGTTGCTCCGATCATCGAAGCCATTAAGGAGTTGAACCATAGATGGTCTTCAGATTCGGAAGTCATTCATAAAGAATTAGTCGCGCAAAAACGAGAGATCGCTTCCCTCAAAGAAGAAAACGAAAAACTCAAAACGCAAGTTGAAGAAATCTCTTCGATCAAAAAAGCCTTGTGCAAGCAGGATAAGAGTCTCGACTTTTGTAAAAAATAA